TCGGTACTGTCGGCGTGGTCTCCTCACACAAGTACATCTTCTACGTGACCGCAGCGGCCGTCAGCGGCGTCACACTCTTCTGTTCTTTGCTGCTCATCGTCGCTGCCTATAAggtactttttatttcataaaacttaaaatgagtcattacatttttagtttaaaaattgttaatttgtaaCGTACgcacaatatattaaaaaataaatgaacatcgccgggacaacgtcgttgtatggataaaatatcatattacgagTGACGTTGCTggctccgcggaacgaacaccaagccgtgtgaaccagaagtttcctgataccacacaagtaatggaatgggattgctatcctaacatcagtccaatcatgtagtcttaggtataggttactagttttaataagtaattcttaatttaatatacatataagtaagtttggTAGTTTTCTTGGAACCTCTGGCGGCTGTGAACCGCACCctatagaattaattaaaaggtcTCATTTTAATCATTATCTATAGGACGgttaaaccaaaaatattgaagGATAATAGATATGTAGCTTAggaattgtatataaatagtatcggaattaaaaatatgctgAAGCAACTCACTCGAAacaggttcgtcgtggatttgtacgcggtaaaCGTGGGAGCGAAAGGTAttacggctaaatctctctacaacctactaaaagccttcggcctgtccagaactaatatcaattcaccCTTGGAAAGTACTTCGacggcagccctagtaggttcctTTCacatttggttaggtagagagaggtgcttggacagtggaggtgagcgtttgacgcgcgttagataagcgccccttaaacctacaactgggtcgcaagtcctaagcactgttgaagctcctcttccTGAAATGCGATGGaaccggcacccgcacggtgaatccattgactgctaagaggtttcgtttctattatagaaaattataagtttttttttaatgataaactAAATCTTACttcaaaaaaacttattaaaacttattatttatttattaaaactgataCAGTGACGTCATATTAATTTCCAGAAGCTTCCATTCTTGACGTTACCCTGGACTATTGTGACCGGCATCCTAACGGCGGTGTTCTTCGTGCTGTGTCTCACCGGGATCAGTCTTATCCTCCAGGACACCGGGGAGATGCTGGAGATAgaaatcatcatcattatcgTTCATCTCACTAGAGCTTGTAAGATATACATTGATAACACGCCAGACGCCAGTAGTAACCTGAAGATAACATTTACATCATCATGAACACACGGTTGACAAATGTTGTtggtgtatatttaaaaactttcttcTGATAATTTAGACGGACAGTTACGAACTTTTATTGAACAAATACTTGTGTTACCCTCATATACAGATTAAacgtatgttatttataaacctTATATTCAAACCTTT
The window above is part of the Danaus plexippus chromosome 7, MEX_DaPlex, whole genome shotgun sequence genome. Proteins encoded here:
- the LOC116770647 gene encoding uncharacterized protein LOC116770647, which translates into the protein MGVPMVKKCCCCANLHTGTLIIGYLYAIWSLVELAVYVLLVRLAPLGTVGVVSSHKYIFYVTAAAVSGVTLFCSLLLIVAAYKKLPFLTLPWTIVTGILTAVFFVLCLTGISLILQDTGEMLEIEIIIIIVHLTRACISVYCIIVVHSRHKQIMYEDDESRFQRSARRYQPVEIRDVAM